One genomic window of Hyperolius riggenbachi isolate aHypRig1 chromosome 7, aHypRig1.pri, whole genome shotgun sequence includes the following:
- the LOC137525502 gene encoding microfibril-associated glycoprotein 4-like isoform X1, whose protein sequence is MKVFIVLLLCYIHHNTGSPVNPIAAFQHKSEVPGFPLDCQDIWDRGQHEDGVYIIYPQGEQRPLPVYCDMTTSGKIWTVFQKRFDGLVNFQQSWQYYVNGFGNADGEYWLGLQNIYLLTMHGDYELRVEMEDMEGNTVFAEYGNFSLAHNALNPDNDGYRLHLGAFTEGGAGDALSNHAGHMFSTYDHDRDEDLQHCAEYWGGGFWYYPEGCAGSGLNARYKATEPLQNAFCWTSWVDFPDTLRASQMKIRRV, encoded by the exons ATGAAG GTCTTCATAGTCCTCCTCTTGTGTTACATCCACCATAACACCGGAAGCCCTGTCAATCCCATAGCAG CTTTCCAGCATAAATCAGAAGTGCCGGGGTTCCCACTGGACTGTCAGGACATTTGGGATAGAGGTCAGCATGAAGATGGTGTCTATATCATATATCCGCAAGGAGAACAGCGCCCCCTGCCTGTCTACTGTGATATGACCACCAGTGGGAAGATCTGGACG GTGTTCCAGAAGCGTTTCGATGGTTTGGTGAATTTCCAGCAGTCATGGCAATATTATGTGAACGGATTTGGGAATGCAGATGGCGAATATTGGTTGG GGCTGCAGAACATCTATCTGCTGACAATGCACGGTGACTATGAGCTGAGGGTGGAGATGGAAGACATGGAAGGGAACACAGTCTTCGCTGAGTACGGGAACTTCAGCCTAGCCCACAATGCTCTGAACCCTGACAATGATGGATACAGGCTGCACCTGGGGGCGTTCACTGAGGGCGGGGCAG GGGATGCACTGAGCAATCATGCTGGCCACATGTTCTCCACATATGACCATGACCGAGACGAAGACCTTCAACACTGCGCGGAGTACTGGGGAGGCGGTTTCTGGTACTACCCAGAGGGCTGTGCGGGGTCAGGCCTCAATGCCCGTTACAAGGCCACGGAACCCCTACAGAACGCTTTCTGCTGGACCAGCTGGGTGGACTTCCCGGACACACTGCGGGCCAGTCAGATGAAGATAAGAAGGGTCTAA
- the LOC137525502 gene encoding microfibril-associated glycoprotein 4-like isoform X2, with protein MTSGAYGEMLPHAFQHKSEVPGFPLDCQDIWDRGQHEDGVYIIYPQGEQRPLPVYCDMTTSGKIWTVFQKRFDGLVNFQQSWQYYVNGFGNADGEYWLGLQNIYLLTMHGDYELRVEMEDMEGNTVFAEYGNFSLAHNALNPDNDGYRLHLGAFTEGGAGDALSNHAGHMFSTYDHDRDEDLQHCAEYWGGGFWYYPEGCAGSGLNARYKATEPLQNAFCWTSWVDFPDTLRASQMKIRRV; from the exons ATGACATCTGGAGCCTATGGAGAGATGCTGCCACATG CTTTCCAGCATAAATCAGAAGTGCCGGGGTTCCCACTGGACTGTCAGGACATTTGGGATAGAGGTCAGCATGAAGATGGTGTCTATATCATATATCCGCAAGGAGAACAGCGCCCCCTGCCTGTCTACTGTGATATGACCACCAGTGGGAAGATCTGGACG GTGTTCCAGAAGCGTTTCGATGGTTTGGTGAATTTCCAGCAGTCATGGCAATATTATGTGAACGGATTTGGGAATGCAGATGGCGAATATTGGTTGG GGCTGCAGAACATCTATCTGCTGACAATGCACGGTGACTATGAGCTGAGGGTGGAGATGGAAGACATGGAAGGGAACACAGTCTTCGCTGAGTACGGGAACTTCAGCCTAGCCCACAATGCTCTGAACCCTGACAATGATGGATACAGGCTGCACCTGGGGGCGTTCACTGAGGGCGGGGCAG GGGATGCACTGAGCAATCATGCTGGCCACATGTTCTCCACATATGACCATGACCGAGACGAAGACCTTCAACACTGCGCGGAGTACTGGGGAGGCGGTTTCTGGTACTACCCAGAGGGCTGTGCGGGGTCAGGCCTCAATGCCCGTTACAAGGCCACGGAACCCCTACAGAACGCTTTCTGCTGGACCAGCTGGGTGGACTTCCCGGACACACTGCGGGCCAGTCAGATGAAGATAAGAAGGGTCTAA